The segment CGAAATAGAAGTCTCGCACGAGGTTCGGTAAGTTTCTTTTCTGTTCTTATCAAGTCCAATAAGGAGCCATTTTCAGCGTATTCCATAATTATAAAGACCCGATGAGTCGTTTCGATGGACTGATAGAAGCGAATTAGGTTCGGATGTTGCAATCCACGAACAACGTCGATCTCACGAGGCaggaaattcttcaaataatcCTTGGGCGTTCTGAATTTCGAGATAATTTTGATGGCAACGACAGCATTATGATCCTTCGAAAATGCTAATTTAACTTTTGCATAGCTTCCGTGCCCGATTTGACCGCCAATTTGGTATCCATGCTCTTCCAAAACTGTCGGTTTGCGTTCAAGAGTCGACTGTTGGTCAGTTTTTTGTGCTACAGGCTCAACGggcaaaactaaaaataaaaattttttggtccaTTGAACAATTTGTCACACTTTTGatgcagaaaaaaactttcttaccTCTTGACTCAGCCATTTTTGTACTGCGAATTTaggaaaattgtcgaaaaatgatttttttgtggattttgagGCTTTTTGAGAACTCCGGAAGAAGTCAAATGCTTGTATCCATACAGAAAaccaaagaaaattgaatgccgaaaatttttgtcgtgtGATAAGATTCACCTGGGTTGCTTGAAATAGAATTGAAGTTTAGAGATGATCGATATTTACCTTCCAGCAAGTGTCCTGAGGATGAAAGCACGTTCAAGAGCAAGAAAATGCCACAAACAACAACTTTGGAAACCATTTTCAGTAGTTTTTGGTTTCGGATTAAGGCAAAATTGGGTCTAAAAACCCACGAGAATCTCGATTGAAAGCCACCGTGGCCCAACTGATGTGTACAAATGGGTTTGACAGATGAGATGTCAAAAGTTTGAAGGGATGTTCAACCTTGAGGGacaatttttgactgaaaatattaaaaaaaatattttttaatgtgaaaaaaattaattaaaattataaaaaattaattaaaaaaaatttaaaaaataaaaataataattttaaaaaaatttttaaaaaaaaataattttttttaaaaaaaaaataaaataaaaaattttgaaggcaaatacaataaaaaaaaattagttgaaaaaataattaaaaatcttaaattaaaaaaaattataaaaaaaaatttttttaacaaaaaaaaaaaaatattttaaataaattttttaaaaaataaaaaaattgaaaattaaattaaattaaaattaattaaaattttaaaaattatttttattttttaaaaattcaaaaaatagaaaaaaaaattaaaattcaattttttacttaaatttttttataaaaaaattatttaaatttttaaataaattaaaataataaaaaaaaattccctaaaatcaaattaaaatataaattcaaaattaaaaattgaaaaaataaaatttaaaattttttttaaaaaaattttttaaaaaattttttttttacaaaaaaaaaaaaattaaaaaaaaaattaaaaaaaattttttaaattaaaaaaaaaatttttttaaattaaaaacttatttttttaaatgtattttttttaggttactTGAAATTTCGAACGCCCTTGAATTGAACCACATTGCCTTCACTTCACCGAAATTCATTCGACGTTCATTTCTCATCGAGACGTGTCACAAAACAGACGTCAAAGGGTGTCGCTCTGGATAtttatttcgatatttttgcttaaatttcttatcataCCACTCGCAGGCACATTCTAACAATCACTTTTGCCAAGAACCGCATCACACTTCGCGAAAATCTAACAAGGTAAGTGTCTTCTATCGTAAATTTGTCGCAACTGCGAAAATTACATTTCGCTACCATTGACGTGGCTCTGTTGATACGAAGTGTTGTGAAGCATGAAATCCGGATTTATCgggaaaaaatcgcaaaaacaGAGCCACGAAGTAACTTTCTctcgaaaattcttcaatttttcgtgagaaaattaaaatcaggTTTCGCAAGAACTCTGGAACATTCATCaaactttctatttttttctctttccagACAAATTCGAAGACATGGCACCGCAACAGAGAATCCGCATCCAAAACGAGAAGGCTGCCAAGACCATCACTCAACGTGGAAACGTACCAAAATCCACGAAAAATAACGACGAAAAGTACCCCGTTGGTCCCTGGCTCTTGgctttgttcatttttgtcgTGTGTGGCTCCGCAATCTTCCAAATTATCCAGTCGATCCGGATAGCGTAAAATCTCCGGATGATGCAAacaattgaatataaaaacgGTGACGATGCAACAAAAACATTGATAATGACgactgattaaaaaaaaacacagatacattctctttttttacgtttcttcttattttttttgcaaatttccaACGTcgcgaatttatttttatgttatgaaaaagaagattatatttgtaaaatatggaaaaatatttttttttgtttttgaatttttttttcaaggaaattgctgcattttttaaaaataaacaacacacACAACAAACAGACATTGCATAAATTTACTATCATAAATGTAagaaacttctaaaaaaacacacaaaaaaaatacaaacagaGTAAATAtctcaagaaatatttaataaatgtgGTATTTTCCTGtactgtataaaaaataaataaaatttaaaaaataagaaaaattttgtttgtagtttttcatgcaaaatgtgcaattttttcatcattttgaacttcaaataaacttttctgtgataaattttgcaaatttattttttttcttaatttttagcatGAATGAGTTCAAtttcgaagatttttattttattttcgaaaacaaattttcgaaatattcatgttttttcatcatttttaattactgagatgaatttaagattttttttttcttgttttgaccttattaaaagttgaaaatgagcaaaaatttatattttcgaatattttactatattttcgaaaacaaagtttcgaattttaaattttttttctcatcatttttattttaaaagaacttCTTGAGaagtattttagaaaatttattttttttcttattttgagtCTTTAAacagttgaaaataaaaaaaatcaaataattttgcagaaattttgaagaacttattttattttcgaaaacaaattttcgaatttttaagttttttcttatcatttttaattttagacgaACTTTtctgtaataaatttaaaaaaattaacattttatctCAATTTGAGCTTttacaaagttaaaaattttctaaagttcattCTTTTGAAGAGCTTTTTAtagtttcgaaatttttcgaaatagtttttcaaattttcgaaaaaaaataattcgaattttttaaattttaatatgtattatggtgaaaactttcaattgaaataatatttttttaggttttccttctaaaatttttatttttgaaaaaattacattaatttcgaaatatttttcgaagtaAAACCTCTTAGATATGTATTTAttgcaaatgaaaaattaatttttacaaatatcgtgaaagaaaaattctgtgaaaattattttttacatgaaaacaaaaatttttcatgtcttttactgaaatttgtctttgaaattaccaaagtttttattttcgaaaaaaatttttttttcaaattttcgaatgaaaGTTCGAAATTCGATCAAAAGCTTAATTATAagccttttaatttaaaaatttctattttgaacaaaatttatttaaaattttatcaaaaaaatgaatttttaagagaaaatttaaaaaaataaataaaattaatttttaataataacaattttaacttgaaacttttcaaaagattttgaatttttgagatttttttgttttaaatttttttttaaatattttcggaGATGATTCAGAACCAATATTcctacaatttatttaaaaaataaacattccaGCTGGAATTGCGTCTCATTTCTCGATCGTTAGAACATTCTATAGGTGCATTGACACAGGTGttatcattaaaaacaaccttttgatacaaataaaaaattgtttattattattttttcgcattAATTCGAGAACTCATCCACAATATCGCACATAATTCGATCCATTTGGCAGCACGAGTCTGTCGTTTGTTCCGTCTCTCGATCCGTTTCCATCATTTCCACGGGAATCAATAACTTGCTATTGCTCTCCATCTGATCCGGCAACGTTGCAAATGCACTTTTCACGATATCCCGCACTTTTTCCAGATGCTTCTGAAATCTCTGTGCCGTCTCGAGTCGCTGTCTCTTTTGCAACTCCATCATGACGCGCAACGTTTCGCGTGCCTGATGCGGCCGAAATTCGTTCAGCAAGTGATGGATGTGCACAAAAAGCTGCGTGAGATCGTCAATTTTCTCGGCGCGACGCGGACTGTCGGGATATTTCACCAAAAGTTCGATGAGATCGAGGAAATTTATGAGAATACTGTGGTTCATCTTCTTTAACTCCTTCTTGCGGTCAAAGTGTTGCGGATACAAACGCTTGAAACCCTGCGATTCCAAGGGCGTGATGATGTTTTCGTCGTTACTGAAGGCTAAAAAGgagaattttgttatttttggcgagaaaaatgaaaatttgctttaaattacGTTTTCCAAACATTTTGTACTCCGTCGTCGGTATCGGAGGCGGCTTCGGAATCTTATTTTTTCGCACATTTTCATCCGTGAACGCTGTGATGTACTGCGACGGAGGCAAGGGAAAGGCTAATGTTTGAATTGACTCCAAGTTTGCCATTTTTCTgtggattttttaatattttcgagcGATTTTCTTTGATTGTTATGATTCAAGATGTACGTCGCATGGCTGTGCGAGACATACGAGAGCTAATGAGACGAACGAAAGTGATAAATGAAATTGTCTTCAtgctaatttaaattaagaacaaTATATGAATTAGCAGATTGGAGATTTTTTGAGTGCGGCGACTGGTATTTTGTAATTCTTACcacattttgaagaaaaaatgcggtaataaagttgttttaaaaaaatctccttgatttttgaagaaataaaaaaaaaaaatttccttgaccgtttgaaatacgtaaatttgtttttgggctcctgtaaatttatttttgcgcaaaatacATTGAGagctattgtaatttgtagctctgaatcatatctttcaaacgaatgtaaatttgactgtctacaataagtacaaagctcaaaatatcaaattttatgataggtataaaatacgtaaaaaaacacGTAagaaatacgtaaatttttcaagtcaagttttaatcaacttttgatggatttcaaagctaaaattgaataaatattcattctaaagatgatttccatcaaaatcttcttgatttttaaagaaataaaattttttttttttcttgaccgtttttcgaaaaaaaaattaaaacggtcatgaaatttttcaagtcaagatctaacaaacttttgatgaatttcaaagctaaaattaaataaatatttattctaaagactccataaaaaaaaagatttccatcaaaatctaaaaataaatttaaataattatatttttaaatttttttctataatactTTCtataataagaataaaaaattttttataaaatttttctcaagaaaaattattttaatagacaattttaattttaggtctttaaaaattaaatgcaaataatttttaaaaatttgtcggagattttaaaaagtttttatgatattttttttttattcattaaatatctttataaaattgcaaaaaatatttaaaataaaatcataaaaaagctatatatattttttataattatttttaaatattttttttgcatattttttaattttcccatttttatttttgaatataaaaaaataattaattaaatactgaaaatcaaattaaattaaaaaataacatctgAATTTTATGagagaaatgaattttattttataattttattttttcaattcaattttgatttttttaaaacaaaaacaagtcaaaaaaccttcaaattccttcaaaataaaaaaaaaatatttttgattaattttcatttattttttttaatagatagAGCTACattcgattatttttattacagaaTGGCGTTAATATGATTATGTTGGAAAGGAAATGTTTCATattcttgtgttttttttggtaaactttttttttgtttgtctataACATCCTCCTATTagaattctattaatttttcctaCGATTTTCTGCTATATtttgattagtttttaatatatttttttgtattttttttatatataattgtaaatatttataattaaagatACAAAATCTAAATGGAcgtccaaaaaatttcatgatttttcttgtttcttgtttgtaaagtaaatttaacgataaaaaatgcatttttttttattttccgctTTAATCTGAATCCTCATCGTCGTCATCCACGAACCCAGTAAGGTCCAATTCGGTCAACATGCCACGCGAAATCGCATATTCAATGAGTGCCAAGTGACAAAAAACGTACTGATCGGGCATCTGGATGCTGAATGCTCGTTGCGATCGAATTTTTTCCACAGTTCCTCGCACATCTGCCTTGCCCGTGTCTTCCAAACGCGAAATACAGATATCCAGCGTAATAAAAGTTCCCGTTCTCCCGATGCCCGCCGAACAATGGATGATAATTGGAGGTCCTCTCACATGTCCTGCCCACGTATCTCCCAGCTCGGCAACCATTTGCGCTTGTTTTTCCCGTACGAGTTGCAGGAAATTCAGCATCGCCATTGCGGATGCGGGCACGCCATAATCGGGCCAACTCGTGAATTGCATGTGACACAAGTGGCGCGTCTCGTCAGTCttgagatttttgatttgCAGTTCGGCGATTGTGTGATTTTCCGTCGTTTGCGTCGAGAGAGTCGTAATGCGGAAGTGCCCGTGTTCCGTGACGCTGCCTTCTGTGGGTTCCCAATATTGTCCGCATTTGACGCGTCCTCGTTCCATAACGCGTGTCGTCATGACAATCACGAGCGTGTGTTGTTCCCATGCCATGCGCCAAAAATCGTGCGATGTTTTCGGTAGGGGACCTTGCGTCGAGATATAggcgtttttttgtttgtacccGTCAACGAAATTGGCGTTGATGTAATCGGAATTGGGATCGTCTTCGAGACACGAAAGCACGACACGCGAATGATCGTAACACAGGACGTCGGTGTAGCGATTTTTGCCGGAATTGTCACGAAGTTTGGCTTGTATGAAGGTTCCTTCGGGTGCTCGAGCTCGAATTTCCGCATATTCGGCAATTAATCCGTTCTTCTTTTTCTGTCGCACCATCTCGACAATCTCTTGAATGGTTTTTGGATCGCCTTCCGTGCCTATTAGACACTCGTCGTCACTAAATCCGGATGAAGCGCTGCTAATTACTTCACATCCgccgttttgttgttgttgtagaagCTGATTTTGTGCCACGGGTCGTTTTATTGTTCGAATATCTTGCGCATCGTCATCCGCGGGGTCGCTACTACTACTGCTCGTTGCTGCCGAGCCAAATCCCGAGTCAATTTGGAGCATTTCGTTGTCTTTGTCGATCATCCGGGTGTAACATTGTAACAACCATGCCGCATGATCGACTTCCAGCATGCCGCCCAAGCGTTGCGGCAACGAATCCCGCGGAATATGTAAGCTCAATTGTGGAATGGATACAGTAAAGACGCGTTCTCGCAGCTTTTCGCGCACAAAAAGGCGCAAAATCTTGAAGGGAGCCTTGAACCACAGCGGCGCCGTCACAATTAGCACCTTTTTCAGGCGTGCCGGATACCCGCCCTTCAGCAACGTCAATATTTTGTAGCTCAAGTCGTAGTCAAAGTTCGAATAACGCGACTGGCTCATGTCATAAATGAACACCAAGCCAGCTTTTTGCGTTTCCGTGTCTGTCAGAGCGGCATCCAGCTGATACACGATGCCCTGTAGCGTCGTTTTGTGGGTACTTGTGCTCGGATCGTGCAGGCAAGCGGTAAACAGAGCAATTGCCGATCCACTCGCATCACGTCCCGGCAAAATTGTAAACTTCCCGGACTCTAATTCGGCCTTTAGCTCATCCGCAAGCGGATTTAGATGGTAAAGCCCGTCCCGCAAACGCGTACTTTCGTGTTCCTCGTAGAGTTCGACGGCGCGTTGCACGTCAAATTTGCGTGCCCACAAGAATTTCAGCGCAGTGTTGACGGAAATTGTAcgtgttgctgctgctgccgctGCTGCATTGTTGGCTACGGAAACGGGGTTGTCGCCCGAATTTGGAGCTGCTctgatttgttgttgttgttgttgtccgaGAATTTCAATGAATTGTTTCACAGCTTGCTCTTGTGCTGCCTTTGTGCTATTGTTCGACATACTTGACAGTTTGCTCGTGtcttttcactatttttggcACATTTACGGTAATTAAATCATGCTTCTGCCGATTAATGCGTagaaaattgcttaaatttcttcttttgagATGCCCTTTTGTAATGTCACGGTGTTGTCAATTTATGCGTGAATTGTCGTGTTGccaaaaattagttgaattagcatgaaggcgattttttgaaataggtTGACCATGATTcaggatttaaaaattttgaaaaatttattaaattaaatttcaaatttttctttaaaaaaaaaaaataaaaaatatttaaaaatttcgataaaaatttctttcgaaaattttatttatcaaatttaaaataaaaattgaaaaatttttttaaagaaaataaaaaaaaaataaattataaatcttaatttaaatatttagatttttttagaaaaatttaaaaatttcgaaatttaaaaaaaaatttaaaaatttcataaaaattattgaaaaaaattttggtttttaaaaaagttttgcaaacatttaaataaatttgtgtgttaaaaaaaataatttcgaaaatttttttttcaaatttttttaaaatattttttgaatgatactttcacatttttcgaaaatatttagaaggaaaaataaaatttgaacaattttcataaagaaaattaaaaatttttttcagattaaaaCCATTtcaattgttaatttaaataaatgttaatttaaatatggctttaaatttttttagaaaaatttaaaaaatcgaaatttatgaaaaaaattttaaaactttttaattttttttttaaaccaaaaaaaaaaagtttttaattttttcaaagaaaaaaatttttttcagtttttttttttggcagttttgagttataaaatattaaaaatgataaattagagccctctgataaatttttatccatttggagcaagatttgacaaaaattgctttgacacagtttttgacatagtttttgacacagttttgctcttgatttagttttcaaatcaaaactgtgtcaaagaaaaaaattttttttttcagtttcaatttttttgcagttttgagttataaaatgattaaaaatgataaattagagccctctgacaaatttttatccatttggagcaagatttgacaaaaattgctttgacacagtttttgacatagtttttgacacagttttgctcttgatttagttttcaaatcaaaactgtgtcaaagaaaaaaattttttttttcagtttcaattttttggcagttttgagttataaaatgattaaaaatgataaattagagccctctgacaaatttttatccatttggagcaagatttgacaaaaattgctttgacacagtttttgacatagtttttgacacagttttgctcttgatttagttttcaaatcaaaactgtgtcaaagaaaattttttttttcagtttcaattttttggcagttttgagttataaaatgattaaaaatgataaattagagccctctgacaaatttttatccatttggagcaagatttgacaaaaattgctttgacacagtttttgacatagtttttgacacagttttgcttttgatttagttttcaaatcaaaactgtgtcaaagaaaattttttttttcagtttcaatttttttgcagttttgagttataaaatgattaaaaatgataaattagagccctctgacaaatttttatccatttagagcaagatttgacaaaaattgctttgacacagtttttgacatagtttttgacaaagttttgctcttgatttagttttcaaatcaaaactgtgtcaaagaaaattttttttttcagtttcaatttttttgcagttttgagttataaaatgattaaaaatgataaattagagccctctgacaaatttttatccatttggagcaagatttgacaaaaattgctttgacacagtttttgacatagtttttgacacagttttgctcttgatttagttttcaaatcaaaactgtgtcaaagaaaaatttttttttcagtttcaatattttggcagttttgagttataaaatgattaaaaatgataattagagccctctgacaaatttttatccatttggagcaagatttgacaaaaattgctttgacacagtttttgacatagtttttgacacagttttgctcttgatttagttttcaaatcaaaactgtgtcaaagaaaaaattttttttcagtttcaattttttggcagttttgagttataaaatgattaaaaatgataaattagagccctctgacaaatttttatccatttggagcaagatttgacaaaaattgctttgacacagtttttgacatagtttttttttgctcacagttttcaaatcaaaactcttcaaagaaaatttttttttttagtttcaattttttggcagttttcaaatcaaaaatgataaattgtcaaagatttgacaaaaaaagtttttttttttcagtttcaattttttggcagttttgagttataaaatgattaaaaatgataaattagagccctctgacaaatttttatccatttggagcaagatttgacaaaaattgctttgacacagtttttgacatagtttttgacacagttttgctcttgatttagttttcaaatcaaaactgtgtcaaagaaaaaattttttttcagtttcaattttttggcagttttgagttataaaatgattaaaaatgataaattagagccctctgacaaatttttatccatttggagcaagatttgacaaaaattgctttgacacagtttttgacatagtttttgacacagttttgctcttgatttagttttcaaatcaaaactgtgtcaaagaaaattttttttttcagtttcaatttttttgcagttttgagttataaaatgattaaaaatgataaattagagccctctgacaaatttttatccatttggagcaagatttgacaaaaattgctttgacacagtttttgacatagtttttgacacagttttgctcttgatttagttttcaaatcaaaactgtgtcaaagaaaaatttagttttcaaatcaaaactgtgtcaaagaaaaaattttttttcagtttcaattttttagcagttttgagttataaaatgattaaaaatgataaattagagccctctgacaaattattatccatttagagcaagatttgacaaaaattgctttgacacagtttttgacatagtttttgacacagttttgctcttgatttagttttcaaatcaaaactgtgtcaaagaaaacattttttttcagtttcaattttttggcagttttgagttataaaatgattaaaaatgataaattagagcccctctgataaattttgaaagaaaaaattctttaaaattttttgttcccgAATCAGTTTAAAACTATCTGGTCAccctattaaaaataaaaaaaaatctatttttgtaaaatttctcaatttttcgctttattttaggtttatttacaataaataatcaaaaatccgAATCTAATTCTTCtccaaagacaattttttcatgctaTCATCTAATTGAACTTCATCGTCAGCTGCTTTAAACATTTcctaaaaccaaaaaaattattaaaaacttctttCAGGACCTCAAGCAAGAACTTACCAAGTCATATATCACTTTTACAATCAAACTGCAGCTTGGGCATGTCGCTGTTTCCTCTCCTGCCATCAATTCCTcctaaaaaacatgaaattttaatgcatttcaaCGAAATTTCGTCACACCGACGATGACTCACCTTGCTAATTTCGAATCTGTCGCCACACGGGCATGGATAGTAGTACATTTCCTCCTCCTCGTCGTATTCAAAGTCCTCGATCTCAATTTCGTCATGATATACACTCATATTTCATGGTATTTTACGCTCGAAATTTCGTCGCGAACGAGAAAACTcatgtgtttttgttttgtttttgaatttgacaGCGACTTTGGGTACGTAAATGTCATCGGCAATGATCGCATGGAAGGTACGAGACTTTTTCGAGGCAGTACTTCATTCATTCTCGCAGAGTTCAGTCATCTGTGCGCACATCTGACGTAACAGACGAcctttcgacaatttttttgctacaaattttacgaaatttcatCAGTGTTGAACATTCCTCGTGTGTCAGAAGCAATCGTGGCAAGCAATCAACCAGAAATGAAGGATAAATTATCGAATCGAATCTTCCAGTGTCTCCCGTATTTCGTTCAAGGCGAAGTTGTCAAGGGTTTCGGACGAGGAAGTAAGCAACTTGGGATTCCCACAGGTATGATTTCACGATTTTCGGGTCTAAagttcgattttttatgaaatttttatcttttttagcGAATTTGCCGATGGAAGTCGTGCGAAATCTGCCCAAAGAGTTGGATCAAGGCGTTTATTATGGATGGGCGAACGTTGATAACGGCGACGTGCATAAAGTTGTCCTCAGTATCGGATGGAATCCGTTCTACGACAACAAGGAAAAGAGTATGGTAGGTGAAAGTGTCGAGTCAGagcacaaaaaaacattttttacgcTTGAATGAACACGTAAAAGTTATCACTTACATCACACAAATCACTCACGTATTGATAATTATGCCAATTTTCGATGATTAATGGTAGTCAATTGATAAAGTTCAAGTGTTTGCCTACTTTTAGTGGAATGCATTTTTGTTATCTTTACGTGCGATGCGCGCGGTTGTGACCTTAAcagtgattttttgtttacacgTGAAcggaaatttagattttttgttcaaatattgaaaatttttttaaattttcgaagaatttttaaatatttttttagattttcgaaaatttagtgtaaaaatttgttagattttcgaaaattaaactaaaaatattaatttttttcgaaaatatttcaaattttcgaatttttttaaatattcgataaaaatattttaaatttcattaaaaaaaattcaagaaaaatgtttttaaaatattaaataaaaattctatcaGGTATTTtagtaattcaaaaattagaccctttgaataatttttctcaaaatttttattttatgaaaatttattttttttttcaaatttcttacatttgtactaaaattgattttaaaatttttaaattgattttttttattttcgaaaaaaattctgaaaaaatttcatttgttcgaaagattttcgaaaataattttaattttcatatttttaaataaaaataaaattgtcgaaaaatactttaaaattcttaagaatcgaatttttttt is part of the Culicoides brevitarsis isolate CSIRO-B50_1 chromosome 3, AGI_CSIRO_Cbre_v1, whole genome shotgun sequence genome and harbors:
- the LOC134834480 gene encoding mediator of RNA polymerase II transcription subunit 7, giving the protein MANLESIQTLAFPLPPSQYITAFTDENVRKNKIPKPPPIPTTEYKMFGKPFSNDENIITPLESQGFKRLYPQHFDRKKELKKMNHSILINFLDLIELLVKYPDSPRRAEKIDDLTQLFVHIHHLLNEFRPHQARETLRVMMELQKRQRLETAQRFQKHLEKVRDIVKSAFATLPDQMESNSKLLIPVEMMETDRETEQTTDSCCQMDRIMCDIVDEFSN
- the LOC134833448 gene encoding tyrosine-protein phosphatase non-receptor type 9-like, with amino-acid sequence MSNNSTKAAQEQAVKQFIEILGQQQQQQIRAAPNSGDNPVSVANNAAAAAAATRTISVNTALKFLWARKFDVQRAVELYEEHESTRLRDGLYHLNPLADELKAELESGKFTILPGRDASGSAIALFTACLHDPSTSTHKTTLQGIVYQLDAALTDTETQKAGLVFIYDMSQSRYSNFDYDLSYKILTLLKGGYPARLKKVLIVTAPLWFKAPFKILRLFVREKLRERVFTVSIPQLSLHIPRDSLPQRLGGMLEVDHAAWLLQCYTRMIDKDNEMLQIDSGFGSAATSSSSSDPADDDAQDIRTIKRPVAQNQLLQQQQNGGCEVISSASSGFSDDECLIGTEGDPKTIQEIVEMVRQKKKNGLIAEYAEIRARAPEGTFIQAKLRDNSGKNRYTDVLCYDHSRVVLSCLEDDPNSDYINANFVDGYKQKNAYISTQGPLPKTSHDFWRMAWEQHTLVIVMTTRVMERGRVKCGQYWEPTEGSVTEHGHFRITTLSTQTTENHTIAELQIKNLKTDETRHLCHMQFTSWPDYGVPASAMAMLNFLQLVREKQAQMVAELGDTWAGHVRGPPIIIHCSAGIGRTGTFITLDICISRLEDTGKADVRGTVEKIRSQRAFSIQMPDQYVFCHLALIEYAISRGMLTELDLTGFVDDDDEDSD
- the LOC134833206 gene encoding diphthamide biosynthesis protein 3, which gives rise to MSVYHDEIEIEDFEYDEEEEMYYYPCPCGDRFEISKEELMAGEETATCPSCSLIVKVIYDLEMFKAADDEVQLDDSMKKLSLEKN